In a single window of the Branchiostoma floridae strain S238N-H82 chromosome 2, Bfl_VNyyK, whole genome shotgun sequence genome:
- the LOC118410505 gene encoding fibrillin-1-like isoform X4, whose translation MPAPCDEHASYDKRANGVCFCTCNQGYSGDGVFCQDVDECEEGTDDCDPNASCSNTDGSFTCTCNTGYDGDGTLCTDINECTSGTHNCHDNAQCTNNKGSFSCACNTGYRGDGMTCSDIDECLEDTHTCDVNAACTNTPGSFTCACNTGYRGDGNTCSDINECMEDTHNCHSEATCTNNRGSFSCACNTGYSGDGVVCSDVNECADDTDACDPNARCENTIGSHTCHCNEGFAGNGLVCTDVHECDAGQDNCHEHATCYNNIGSFSCECDAGYSGDGVSCTDDDECTLGTHNCHEDATCINTDGSFNCTCNEGFTGSGIYCTDVEECLLNLHNCDEHATCINIEGGVLCVCNEGWSGSGQECADINECTLGTDNCHTEATCTNDPGSFSCTCNEGFTGNGVTCRDIDECGSGTDNCHDQATCHNTVGSFHCTCDEGFRGDGVLCSDINECQEGGDNCDINANCTNTIGSFTCSCNDGYRGSGEACSDIDECDEGTHDCHADATCTNSVGSYSCACNIGYSGNGKTCTDINECTSGTHNCDDDAQCTNNKGSFSCACNTGYRGDGVTCADIDECDEGTHDCHADATCTNSVGSYTCACNTGYSGDGKTCTDINECTSGTHNCHDDAQCTNNKGSFSCACNIGYQGDGVTCADIDECDEGTDDCHADATCTNSVGSYTCACNTGYSGDGKTCTDINECTSDTHNCDGNAQCTNNKGSFSCDCNTGYRGDGVTCADINECDEGTHDCHADATCTNSVGSYTCGCNIGYSGDGKTCTDINECTSGTHNCHDDAQCTNNKGSFSCACNTGYRGDGVTCADIDECDEGTHDCHADATCTNSVGSYTCGCNIGYSGDGKTCTDDNECTSDTHNCDTNAQCTNNKGSFSCACNIGYQGDGVTCSDIDECDEGTHDCHADATCTNSVGSYTCGCNTGYSGDGKTCTDINECTSGTHNCDDDAQCTNNKGSFSCACNTGYRGDGVTCADIDECVEDSHTCDANAACTNTPGSFTCACNTGYQGGGNTCSDINECVEGTHNCHSDATCTNNRGSFSCACNTGYSGDGVVCTDVNECQSNLDNCHIDAFCTNTKGSFLCACKEGYSGDGVTCEDINECVLDTHDCHDNANCTNNKGSFSCLCNEGYSGNGTYCSENIYGTHVPFIASSPAPGSSPSPHYLWTLLAAVGGVSFAVWIIVKKKIQSQAQPPVGPRQAWADDGADLI comes from the exons ATGCCTGCCCCTTGTGACGAGCACGCGTCGTACGACAAACGTGCTAACGGTGTATGCTTCTGTACCTGTAACCAAGGTTACTCAGGGGATGGTGTATTTTGTCAAG ATGTCGATGAGTGTGAAGAAGGCACAGATGACTGTGATCCCAACGCAAGCTGCTCAAACACAGACGGCTccttcacctgtacctgtaatacTGGGTACGACGGCGATGGCACCCTCTGCACAG ACATCAACGAGTGCACGTCAGGTACACACAACTGTCATGACAACGCCCAATGTACCAACAACAAGGGATCCTTCAGCTGTGCCTGTAACACTGGATACCGAGGGGATGGGATGACTTGCTCAG ACATCGACGAATGTCTGGAAGACACACATACCTGTGACGTCAACGCTGCCTGTACCAACACACCCGGGTCATTCACCTGTGCCTGTAACACTGGATACCGAGGGGACGGCAACACGTGTTCGG ATATAAACGAATGCATGGAAGATACCCACAACTGTCATTCCGAAGCCACCTGTACCAACAACCGAGGATCCTTCAGTTGTGCGTGTAACACTGGGTACTCTGGAGACGGAGTGGTCTGCTcag ATGTCAATGAGTGTGCTGATGATACAGATGCTTGTGATCCCAACGCCAGATGTGAGAACACTATTGGTTCCCATACGTGTCACTGTAATGAGGGGTTTGCAGGCAATGGCCTTGTTTGTACTG ATGTCCACGAATGTGACGCAGGCCAGGACAACTGCCACGAACACGCCACCTGTTATAACAACATCGGCTCATTTTCCTGCGAATGTGACGCCGGATACTCCGGTGACGGCGTATCTTGTACAG ATGATGACGAGTGTACCTTAGGCACTCACAACTGCCACGAAGATGCAACGTGCATCAATACGGACGGCTCCTTCAACTGTACCTGTAACGAGGGATTTACTGGTAGTGGAATCTACTGCACGG ATGTTGAGGAATGCTTGTTGAATCTTCATAACTGTGACGAGCACGCAACGTGCATCAACATCGAGGGGGGTGTCCTATGTGTCTGCAACGAAGGATGGTCTGGTAGTGGTCAGGAATGTGCAG ATATAAACGAGTGTACCCTGGGCACCGACAACTGCCACACAGAGGCCACCTGCACCAATGACCCTGGGTCATTCTCCTGTACCTGCAATGAGGGATTCACCGGAAATGGCGTCACGTGTAGAG ATATCGATGAGTGTGGATCTGGCACTGACAACTGCCACGACCAGGCGACCTGTCACAACACGGTTGGCTCGTTTCACTGTACCTGCGATGAAGGGTTCAGGGGAGACGGAGTCTTATGTTCAG ATATCAACGAGTGTCAGGAAGGCGGCGATAATTGCGACATCAACGCCAACTGCACCAACACCATCGGGTCGTTCACCTGTTCCTGCAACGATGGGTACAGAGGAAGCGGCGAGGCTTGTTCAG atattgatgaatgtgaCGAAGGAACCCATGACTGTCATGCCGACGCAACCTGCACCAATTCTGTTGGCTCCTATTCCTGTGCGTGCAACATCGGGTACTCCGGGAACGGCAAGACTTGCACAG ATATCAACGAGTGCACGTCAGGTACACACAACTGTGATGACGACGCGCAATGTACCAACAACAAGGGATCCTTCAGCTGTgcctgtaacacgggataccGAGGAGATGGAGTGACCTGTGCAG atattgatgaatgtgaCGAAGGAACCCATGACTGCCATGCCGACGCAACCTGCACCAACTCTGTTGGCTCCTATACCTGTGCGTGCAACACCGGGTACTCCGGGGACGGCAAGACTTGCACAG ATATCAACGAGTGCACGTCAGGTACTCACAACTGTCATGACGACGCCCAATGTACCAACAACAAGGGATCCTTCAGCTGCGCTTGCAATATTGGATACCAAGGGGACGGAGTGACTTGTGCGG atattgatgaatgtgaCGAGGGCACCGATGACTGTCATGCCGACGCAACCTGCACCAACTCTGTTGGCTCCTATACCTGTGCGTGCAACACCGGGTACTCCGGGGACGGCAAGACTTGCACAG ATATTAACGAGTGCACGTCGGATACACACAACTGTGATGGCAACGCGCAATGTACCAACAACAAGGGATCCTTCAGCTGTGACTGTAACACTGGATACCGAGGGGACGGAGTGACTTGTGCAG ATATTAATGAATGTGACGAAGGAACCCATGACTGTCATGCCGACGCAACCTGCACCAACTCTGTTGGCTCCTATACCTGTGGGTGCAACATCGGGTACTCCGGGGACGGCAAGACTTGCACAG ATATCAACGAGTGCACGTCGGGTACACACAACTGTCATGACGACGCCCAATGTACCAACAACAAGGGATCCTTCAGCTGTGCTTGTAACACTGGATACCGAGGGGACGGAGTGACTTGTGCGG atattgatgaatgtgaCGAAGGAACCCATGACTGCCATGCCGACGCAACCTGCACCAACTCTGTTGGCTCCTATACCTGTGGGTGCAACATCGGGTACTCCGGGGACGGCAAGACTTGCACAG ACGACAACGAGTGCACGTCAGATACACACAACTGTGATACCAACGCGCAATGTACCAACAACAAGGGATCCTTCAGCTGTGCCTGTAACATTGGATACCAAGGGGACGGGGTTACTTGCTCAG atattgatgaatgtgaCGAAGGAACCCATGACTGTCATGCCGACGCAACCTGCACCAACTCTGTTGGCTCATATACCTGTGGGTGCAACACCGGGTACTCCGGGGACGGCAAGACTTGCACAG ATATCAACGAGTGTACGTCAGGTACACACAACTGTGATGACGACGCGCAATGTACCAACAACAAGGGATCCTTCAGCTGTGCTTGTAACACGGGATACCGAGGGGACGGAGTGACTTGTGCAG ACATCGATGAATGCGTGGAAGACTCACATACCTGTGACGCTAACGCTGCCTGCACCAACACACCCGGGTCATTCACCTGTGCCTGTAACACCGGATACCAAGGGGGCGGCAACACGTGTTcgg ATATTAACGAATGCGTAGAAGGTACCCATAACTGTCATTCCGACGCCACCTGTACCAACAACCGAGGATCCTTCAGCTGTGCGTGTAACACGGGGTACTCTGGAGACGGTGTGGTTTGCACAG ACGTTAATGAGTGCCAGAGCAATCTTGACAACTGCCACATCGATGCCTTCTGCACCAACACCAAGGGTTCTTTCCTCTGTGCATGTAAGGAAGGCTACAGCGGAGATGGCGTCACCTGCGAAG ACATTAACGAATGCGTTCTGGATACACACGATTGCCACGATAATGCCAACTGTACCAACAACAAGGGTTCCTTCAGTTGTCTCTGCAACGAAGGCTACTCTGGCAATGGGACCTACTGCAGTG AAAACATCTACGGCACACATGTTCCCTTCATAGCCAGCTCTCCAG CTCCTGGGTCATCCCCTTCACCCCATTATCTATGGACGCTTCTCGCGGCAGTAGGGGGAGTGTCCTTCGCCGTGTGGATCATCGTGAAGAAGAAAATCCAGTCTCAAGCACAGCCTCCTGTTGGCCCTCGGCAGGCCTGGGCTGACGATGGGGCAGACCTAATATAA
- the LOC118410505 gene encoding fibrillin-1-like isoform X3 codes for MPAPCDEHASYDKRANGVCFCTCNQGYSGDGVFCQDVDECEEGTDDCDPNASCSNTDGSFTCTCNTGYDGDGTLCTDINECTSGTHNCHDNAQCTNNKGSFSCACNTGYRGDGMTCSDIDECLEDTHTCDVNAACTNTPGSFTCACNTGYRGDGNTCSDINECMEDTHNCHSEATCTNNRGSFSCACNTGYSGDGVVCSDVNECADDTDACDPNARCENTIGSHTCHCNEGFAGNGLVCTDVHECDAGQDNCHEHATCYNNIGSFSCECDAGYSGDGVSCTDDDECTLGTHNCHEDATCINTDGSFNCTCNEGFTGSGIYCTDVEECLLNLHNCDEHATCINIEGGVLCVCNEGWSGSGQECADINECTLGTDNCHTEATCTNDPGSFSCTCNEGFTGNGVTCRDIDECGSGTDNCHDQATCHNTVGSFHCTCDEGFRGDGVLCSDINECQEGGDNCDINANCTNTIGSFTCSCNDGYRGSGEACSDIDECDEGTHDCHADATCTNSVGSYSCACNIGYSGNGKTCTDINECTSGTHNCDDDAQCTNNKGSFSCACNTGYRGDGVTCADIDECDEGTHDCHADATCTNSVGSYTCACNTGYSGDGKTCTDINECTSGTHNCHDDAQCTNNKGSFSCACNIGYQGDGVTCADIDECDEGTDDCHADATCTNSVGSYTCACNTGYSGDGKTCTDINECTSGTHNCHDDAQCTNNKGSFSCACNTGYRGDGVTCADIDECDEGTHDCHADATCTNSVGSYTCGCNIGYSGDGKTCTDDNECTSDTHNCDTNAQCTNNKGSFSCACNIGYQGDGVTCSDIDECDEGTHDCHADATCTNSVGSYTCGCNTGYSGDGKTCTDINECTSGTHNCDDDAQCTNNKGSFSCACNTGYRGDGVTCADIDECDEGTHDCHADATCTNSVGSYTCGCNIGYSGDGKTCTDVNECTSDTHNCDTNAQCTNNKGSFSCACNTGYRGDGVTCADIDECVEDSHTCDANAACTNTPGSFTCACNTGYQGGGNTCSDINECVEGTHNCHSDATCTNNRGSFSCACNTGYSGDGVVCTDVNECQSNLDNCHIDAFCTNTKGSFLCACKEGYSGDGVTCEDINECVLDTHDCHDNANCTNNKGSFSCLCNEGYSGNGTYCSENIYGTHVPFIASSPAPGSSPSPHYLWTLLAAVGGVSFAVWIIVKKKIQSQAQPPVGPRQAWADDGADLI; via the exons ATGCCTGCCCCTTGTGACGAGCACGCGTCGTACGACAAACGTGCTAACGGTGTATGCTTCTGTACCTGTAACCAAGGTTACTCAGGGGATGGTGTATTTTGTCAAG ATGTCGATGAGTGTGAAGAAGGCACAGATGACTGTGATCCCAACGCAAGCTGCTCAAACACAGACGGCTccttcacctgtacctgtaatacTGGGTACGACGGCGATGGCACCCTCTGCACAG ACATCAACGAGTGCACGTCAGGTACACACAACTGTCATGACAACGCCCAATGTACCAACAACAAGGGATCCTTCAGCTGTGCCTGTAACACTGGATACCGAGGGGATGGGATGACTTGCTCAG ACATCGACGAATGTCTGGAAGACACACATACCTGTGACGTCAACGCTGCCTGTACCAACACACCCGGGTCATTCACCTGTGCCTGTAACACTGGATACCGAGGGGACGGCAACACGTGTTCGG ATATAAACGAATGCATGGAAGATACCCACAACTGTCATTCCGAAGCCACCTGTACCAACAACCGAGGATCCTTCAGTTGTGCGTGTAACACTGGGTACTCTGGAGACGGAGTGGTCTGCTcag ATGTCAATGAGTGTGCTGATGATACAGATGCTTGTGATCCCAACGCCAGATGTGAGAACACTATTGGTTCCCATACGTGTCACTGTAATGAGGGGTTTGCAGGCAATGGCCTTGTTTGTACTG ATGTCCACGAATGTGACGCAGGCCAGGACAACTGCCACGAACACGCCACCTGTTATAACAACATCGGCTCATTTTCCTGCGAATGTGACGCCGGATACTCCGGTGACGGCGTATCTTGTACAG ATGATGACGAGTGTACCTTAGGCACTCACAACTGCCACGAAGATGCAACGTGCATCAATACGGACGGCTCCTTCAACTGTACCTGTAACGAGGGATTTACTGGTAGTGGAATCTACTGCACGG ATGTTGAGGAATGCTTGTTGAATCTTCATAACTGTGACGAGCACGCAACGTGCATCAACATCGAGGGGGGTGTCCTATGTGTCTGCAACGAAGGATGGTCTGGTAGTGGTCAGGAATGTGCAG ATATAAACGAGTGTACCCTGGGCACCGACAACTGCCACACAGAGGCCACCTGCACCAATGACCCTGGGTCATTCTCCTGTACCTGCAATGAGGGATTCACCGGAAATGGCGTCACGTGTAGAG ATATCGATGAGTGTGGATCTGGCACTGACAACTGCCACGACCAGGCGACCTGTCACAACACGGTTGGCTCGTTTCACTGTACCTGCGATGAAGGGTTCAGGGGAGACGGAGTCTTATGTTCAG ATATCAACGAGTGTCAGGAAGGCGGCGATAATTGCGACATCAACGCCAACTGCACCAACACCATCGGGTCGTTCACCTGTTCCTGCAACGATGGGTACAGAGGAAGCGGCGAGGCTTGTTCAG atattgatgaatgtgaCGAAGGAACCCATGACTGTCATGCCGACGCAACCTGCACCAATTCTGTTGGCTCCTATTCCTGTGCGTGCAACATCGGGTACTCCGGGAACGGCAAGACTTGCACAG ATATCAACGAGTGCACGTCAGGTACACACAACTGTGATGACGACGCGCAATGTACCAACAACAAGGGATCCTTCAGCTGTgcctgtaacacgggataccGAGGAGATGGAGTGACCTGTGCAG atattgatgaatgtgaCGAAGGAACCCATGACTGCCATGCCGACGCAACCTGCACCAACTCTGTTGGCTCCTATACCTGTGCGTGCAACACCGGGTACTCCGGGGACGGCAAGACTTGCACAG ATATCAACGAGTGCACGTCAGGTACTCACAACTGTCATGACGACGCCCAATGTACCAACAACAAGGGATCCTTCAGCTGCGCTTGCAATATTGGATACCAAGGGGACGGAGTGACTTGTGCGG atattgatgaatgtgaCGAGGGCACCGATGACTGTCATGCCGACGCAACCTGCACCAACTCTGTTGGCTCCTATACCTGTGCGTGCAACACCGGGTACTCCGGGGACGGCAAGACTTGCACAG ATATCAACGAGTGCACGTCGGGTACACACAACTGTCATGACGACGCCCAATGTACCAACAACAAGGGATCCTTCAGCTGTGCTTGTAACACTGGATACCGAGGGGACGGAGTGACTTGTGCGG atattgatgaatgtgaCGAAGGAACCCATGACTGCCATGCCGACGCAACCTGCACCAACTCTGTTGGCTCCTATACCTGTGGGTGCAACATCGGGTACTCCGGGGACGGCAAGACTTGCACAG ACGACAACGAGTGCACGTCAGATACACACAACTGTGATACCAACGCGCAATGTACCAACAACAAGGGATCCTTCAGCTGTGCCTGTAACATTGGATACCAAGGGGACGGGGTTACTTGCTCAG atattgatgaatgtgaCGAAGGAACCCATGACTGTCATGCCGACGCAACCTGCACCAACTCTGTTGGCTCATATACCTGTGGGTGCAACACCGGGTACTCCGGGGACGGCAAGACTTGCACAG ATATCAACGAGTGTACGTCAGGTACACACAACTGTGATGACGACGCGCAATGTACCAACAACAAGGGATCCTTCAGCTGTGCTTGTAACACGGGATACCGAGGGGACGGAGTGACTTGTGCAG atattgatgaatgtgaCGAAGGAACCCATGACTGTCATGCCGACGCAACCTGCACCAACTCTGTTGGCTCCTATACCTGTGGGTGCAACATCGGGTACTCCGGGGACGGCAAGACTTGCACAG ATGTCAACGAGTGCACGTCGGATACACACAACTGTGATACCAACGCCCAATGTACCAACAACAAGGGATCCTTCAGCTGCgcctgtaacacgggataccGAGGGGACGGAGTGACTTGTGCCG ACATCGATGAATGCGTGGAAGACTCACATACCTGTGACGCTAACGCTGCCTGCACCAACACACCCGGGTCATTCACCTGTGCCTGTAACACCGGATACCAAGGGGGCGGCAACACGTGTTcgg ATATTAACGAATGCGTAGAAGGTACCCATAACTGTCATTCCGACGCCACCTGTACCAACAACCGAGGATCCTTCAGCTGTGCGTGTAACACGGGGTACTCTGGAGACGGTGTGGTTTGCACAG ACGTTAATGAGTGCCAGAGCAATCTTGACAACTGCCACATCGATGCCTTCTGCACCAACACCAAGGGTTCTTTCCTCTGTGCATGTAAGGAAGGCTACAGCGGAGATGGCGTCACCTGCGAAG ACATTAACGAATGCGTTCTGGATACACACGATTGCCACGATAATGCCAACTGTACCAACAACAAGGGTTCCTTCAGTTGTCTCTGCAACGAAGGCTACTCTGGCAATGGGACCTACTGCAGTG AAAACATCTACGGCACACATGTTCCCTTCATAGCCAGCTCTCCAG CTCCTGGGTCATCCCCTTCACCCCATTATCTATGGACGCTTCTCGCGGCAGTAGGGGGAGTGTCCTTCGCCGTGTGGATCATCGTGAAGAAGAAAATCCAGTCTCAAGCACAGCCTCCTGTTGGCCCTCGGCAGGCCTGGGCTGACGATGGGGCAGACCTAATATAA
- the LOC118410505 gene encoding fibrillin-1-like isoform X1 translates to MPAPCDEHASYDKRANGVCFCTCNQGYSGDGVFCQDVDECEEGTDDCDPNASCSNTDGSFTCTCNTGYDGDGTLCTDINECTSGTHNCHDNAQCTNNKGSFSCACNTGYRGDGMTCSDIDECLEDTHTCDVNAACTNTPGSFTCACNTGYRGDGNTCSDINECMEDTHNCHSEATCTNNRGSFSCACNTGYSGDGVVCSDVNECADDTDACDPNARCENTIGSHTCHCNEGFAGNGLVCTDVHECDAGQDNCHEHATCYNNIGSFSCECDAGYSGDGVSCTDDDECTLGTHNCHEDATCINTDGSFNCTCNEGFTGSGIYCTDVEECLLNLHNCDEHATCINIEGGVLCVCNEGWSGSGQECADINECTLGTDNCHTEATCTNDPGSFSCTCNEGFTGNGVTCRDIDECGSGTDNCHDQATCHNTVGSFHCTCDEGFRGDGVLCSDINECQEGGDNCDINANCTNTIGSFTCSCNDGYRGSGEACSDIDECDEGTHDCHADATCTNSVGSYSCACNIGYSGNGKTCTDINECTSGTHNCDDDAQCTNNKGSFSCACNTGYRGDGVTCADIDECDEGTHDCHADATCTNSVGSYTCACNTGYSGDGKTCTDINECTSGTHNCHDDAQCTNNKGSFSCACNIGYQGDGVTCADIDECDEGTDDCHADATCTNSVGSYTCACNTGYSGDGKTCTDINECTSDTHNCDGNAQCTNNKGSFSCDCNTGYRGDGVTCADINECDEGTHDCHADATCTNSVGSYTCGCNIGYSGDGKTCTDINECTSGTHNCHDDAQCTNNKGSFSCACNTGYRGDGVTCADIDECDEGTHDCHADATCTNSVGSYTCGCNIGYSGDGKTCTDDNECTSDTHNCDTNAQCTNNKGSFSCACNIGYQGDGVTCSDIDECDEGTHDCHADATCTNSVGSYTCGCNTGYSGDGKTCTDINECTSGTHNCDDDAQCTNNKGSFSCACNTGYRGDGVTCADIDECDEGTHDCHADATCTNSVGSYTCGCNIGYSGDGKTCTDVNECTSDTHNCDTNAQCTNNKGSFSCACNTGYRGDGVTCADIDECVEDSHTCDANAACTNTPGSFTCACNTGYQGGGNTCSDINECVEGTHNCHSDATCTNNRGSFSCACNTGYSGDGVVCTDVNECQSNLDNCHIDAFCTNTKGSFLCACKEGYSGDGVTCEDINECVLDTHDCHDNANCTNNKGSFSCLCNEGYSGNGTYCSENIYGTHVPFIASSPAPGSSPSPHYLWTLLAAVGGVSFAVWIIVKKKIQSQAQPPVGPRQAWADDGADLI, encoded by the exons ATGCCTGCCCCTTGTGACGAGCACGCGTCGTACGACAAACGTGCTAACGGTGTATGCTTCTGTACCTGTAACCAAGGTTACTCAGGGGATGGTGTATTTTGTCAAG ATGTCGATGAGTGTGAAGAAGGCACAGATGACTGTGATCCCAACGCAAGCTGCTCAAACACAGACGGCTccttcacctgtacctgtaatacTGGGTACGACGGCGATGGCACCCTCTGCACAG ACATCAACGAGTGCACGTCAGGTACACACAACTGTCATGACAACGCCCAATGTACCAACAACAAGGGATCCTTCAGCTGTGCCTGTAACACTGGATACCGAGGGGATGGGATGACTTGCTCAG ACATCGACGAATGTCTGGAAGACACACATACCTGTGACGTCAACGCTGCCTGTACCAACACACCCGGGTCATTCACCTGTGCCTGTAACACTGGATACCGAGGGGACGGCAACACGTGTTCGG ATATAAACGAATGCATGGAAGATACCCACAACTGTCATTCCGAAGCCACCTGTACCAACAACCGAGGATCCTTCAGTTGTGCGTGTAACACTGGGTACTCTGGAGACGGAGTGGTCTGCTcag ATGTCAATGAGTGTGCTGATGATACAGATGCTTGTGATCCCAACGCCAGATGTGAGAACACTATTGGTTCCCATACGTGTCACTGTAATGAGGGGTTTGCAGGCAATGGCCTTGTTTGTACTG ATGTCCACGAATGTGACGCAGGCCAGGACAACTGCCACGAACACGCCACCTGTTATAACAACATCGGCTCATTTTCCTGCGAATGTGACGCCGGATACTCCGGTGACGGCGTATCTTGTACAG ATGATGACGAGTGTACCTTAGGCACTCACAACTGCCACGAAGATGCAACGTGCATCAATACGGACGGCTCCTTCAACTGTACCTGTAACGAGGGATTTACTGGTAGTGGAATCTACTGCACGG ATGTTGAGGAATGCTTGTTGAATCTTCATAACTGTGACGAGCACGCAACGTGCATCAACATCGAGGGGGGTGTCCTATGTGTCTGCAACGAAGGATGGTCTGGTAGTGGTCAGGAATGTGCAG ATATAAACGAGTGTACCCTGGGCACCGACAACTGCCACACAGAGGCCACCTGCACCAATGACCCTGGGTCATTCTCCTGTACCTGCAATGAGGGATTCACCGGAAATGGCGTCACGTGTAGAG ATATCGATGAGTGTGGATCTGGCACTGACAACTGCCACGACCAGGCGACCTGTCACAACACGGTTGGCTCGTTTCACTGTACCTGCGATGAAGGGTTCAGGGGAGACGGAGTCTTATGTTCAG ATATCAACGAGTGTCAGGAAGGCGGCGATAATTGCGACATCAACGCCAACTGCACCAACACCATCGGGTCGTTCACCTGTTCCTGCAACGATGGGTACAGAGGAAGCGGCGAGGCTTGTTCAG atattgatgaatgtgaCGAAGGAACCCATGACTGTCATGCCGACGCAACCTGCACCAATTCTGTTGGCTCCTATTCCTGTGCGTGCAACATCGGGTACTCCGGGAACGGCAAGACTTGCACAG ATATCAACGAGTGCACGTCAGGTACACACAACTGTGATGACGACGCGCAATGTACCAACAACAAGGGATCCTTCAGCTGTgcctgtaacacgggataccGAGGAGATGGAGTGACCTGTGCAG atattgatgaatgtgaCGAAGGAACCCATGACTGCCATGCCGACGCAACCTGCACCAACTCTGTTGGCTCCTATACCTGTGCGTGCAACACCGGGTACTCCGGGGACGGCAAGACTTGCACAG ATATCAACGAGTGCACGTCAGGTACTCACAACTGTCATGACGACGCCCAATGTACCAACAACAAGGGATCCTTCAGCTGCGCTTGCAATATTGGATACCAAGGGGACGGAGTGACTTGTGCGG atattgatgaatgtgaCGAGGGCACCGATGACTGTCATGCCGACGCAACCTGCACCAACTCTGTTGGCTCCTATACCTGTGCGTGCAACACCGGGTACTCCGGGGACGGCAAGACTTGCACAG ATATTAACGAGTGCACGTCGGATACACACAACTGTGATGGCAACGCGCAATGTACCAACAACAAGGGATCCTTCAGCTGTGACTGTAACACTGGATACCGAGGGGACGGAGTGACTTGTGCAG ATATTAATGAATGTGACGAAGGAACCCATGACTGTCATGCCGACGCAACCTGCACCAACTCTGTTGGCTCCTATACCTGTGGGTGCAACATCGGGTACTCCGGGGACGGCAAGACTTGCACAG ATATCAACGAGTGCACGTCGGGTACACACAACTGTCATGACGACGCCCAATGTACCAACAACAAGGGATCCTTCAGCTGTGCTTGTAACACTGGATACCGAGGGGACGGAGTGACTTGTGCGG atattgatgaatgtgaCGAAGGAACCCATGACTGCCATGCCGACGCAACCTGCACCAACTCTGTTGGCTCCTATACCTGTGGGTGCAACATCGGGTACTCCGGGGACGGCAAGACTTGCACAG ACGACAACGAGTGCACGTCAGATACACACAACTGTGATACCAACGCGCAATGTACCAACAACAAGGGATCCTTCAGCTGTGCCTGTAACATTGGATACCAAGGGGACGGGGTTACTTGCTCAG atattgatgaatgtgaCGAAGGAACCCATGACTGTCATGCCGACGCAACCTGCACCAACTCTGTTGGCTCATATACCTGTGGGTGCAACACCGGGTACTCCGGGGACGGCAAGACTTGCACAG ATATCAACGAGTGTACGTCAGGTACACACAACTGTGATGACGACGCGCAATGTACCAACAACAAGGGATCCTTCAGCTGTGCTTGTAACACGGGATACCGAGGGGACGGAGTGACTTGTGCAG atattgatgaatgtgaCGAAGGAACCCATGACTGTCATGCCGACGCAACCTGCACCAACTCTGTTGGCTCCTATACCTGTGGGTGCAACATCGGGTACTCCGGGGACGGCAAGACTTGCACAG ATGTCAACGAGTGCACGTCGGATACACACAACTGTGATACCAACGCCCAATGTACCAACAACAAGGGATCCTTCAGCTGCgcctgtaacacgggataccGAGGGGACGGAGTGACTTGTGCCG ACATCGATGAATGCGTGGAAGACTCACATACCTGTGACGCTAACGCTGCCTGCACCAACACACCCGGGTCATTCACCTGTGCCTGTAACACCGGATACCAAGGGGGCGGCAACACGTGTTcgg ATATTAACGAATGCGTAGAAGGTACCCATAACTGTCATTCCGACGCCACCTGTACCAACAACCGAGGATCCTTCAGCTGTGCGTGTAACACGGGGTACTCTGGAGACGGTGTGGTTTGCACAG ACGTTAATGAGTGCCAGAGCAATCTTGACAACTGCCACATCGATGCCTTCTGCACCAACACCAAGGGTTCTTTCCTCTGTGCATGTAAGGAAGGCTACAGCGGAGATGGCGTCACCTGCGAAG ACATTAACGAATGCGTTCTGGATACACACGATTGCCACGATAATGCCAACTGTACCAACAACAAGGGTTCCTTCAGTTGTCTCTGCAACGAAGGCTACTCTGGCAATGGGACCTACTGCAGTG AAAACATCTACGGCACACATGTTCCCTTCATAGCCAGCTCTCCAG CTCCTGGGTCATCCCCTTCACCCCATTATCTATGGACGCTTCTCGCGGCAGTAGGGGGAGTGTCCTTCGCCGTGTGGATCATCGTGAAGAAGAAAATCCAGTCTCAAGCACAGCCTCCTGTTGGCCCTCGGCAGGCCTGGGCTGACGATGGGGCAGACCTAATATAA